The DNA region GCCGCAATGCGTGCGGCTGCGGCCCTGCTGTGGGAAGTCTTCGCCGCCGAGACCACCGACGGTGCCGCCGACCGCCTCAATCGCCTCCTGCGGGAACACACCGGAGCGCTCCGCCTGACTTCGCACGGGGGCAGCGCCCCCTGGCACCCCCATCTCGACCACGACGACAACGCCCCCTGGGACGAGTGGCTCCTAGCCTCGTCCTGCATGGCCCTGACTGTTCTTGTCTGGGACCGCCAACGTCCGCCCGGCAGGATCTGCTCCTCGCTCAGCTGCCGGAACGTCTTCATCACGCAAGGCAGCGGCCCGGAGCGCCGCTACTGCTCCCGCCGGTGCGCAACCCGCGAACGCGTCGCAGCCCACCGACGTTCC from Streptomyces sp. NBC_01591 includes:
- a CDS encoding CGNR zinc finger domain-containing protein, with the protein product MRYIAHVSSTIDDWSTRHSVLSMARRTAALINVLDNDCPNPTEVAEVLRAYGETDPIELTTHDAAAMRAAAALLWEVFAAETTDGAADRLNRLLREHTGALRLTSHGGSAPWHPHLDHDDNAPWDEWLLASSCMALTVLVWDRQRPPGRICSSLSCRNVFITQGSGPERRYCSRRCATRERVAAHRRSHSAEQSSETR